TCTGGTAGTATTGTAAACACCCATTAGATTAACATTAATAATATTTTCCCATTCACTTGCTGACAGCTCAAGGAATCCTCCAAACTTAGCTATTCCAGCGTTGTTGATGAGAATGTCAATTTGACCTAATTCAGATTTGATTTGATCGGCTGCCTGCTGAACAGCTTCAAGATCAGTAACATCTGCAACAGCTACAGAAGCATTAACACCGAGTTCTTTCACTTCTTCCGCTACTTTTTCAAGATTTGAGAGAGTTGTTCCCACTAATCCAACATTAATTCCTTCTTTTGCAAAAGCGATGGCAGTTGCCCGGCCGATGCCTCTTCCTGCTCCGGTAATTAATGCATTTTTTCCATTTAAAGAACTCATTTTATCGCCCCTTATCCAACTAATTTCAACACCAGACTATTATAGTCAATTTCAGATAAAAAAGCTGAACAGAAAGGCCGGAAAGTTTAAGAGAGCTTTCGATCTTTCTGTTCAGTACAAATATTTAATCATTCAAGGTTAGCGTGCTTTCCGTACATCGTATTGGAATCGAGTCCTTTTTTCTCCATGAAGCGTAAAATAACCGCATCGAAAAATAGTAAAAGGGTTTGTTCGAAAAGTGATCCCATTGGCTGAATGGTCGTATAATCACTCGTCGATTTATCTTTAGGAGAACCAGGCATTTTAATGACAAGGTCAGCTAACTTTCCAATAGTGGATTCAGGAGAGATGGTGACAGCAACAACTGTTCCACCTGTGTTTTTCGCTTTTTCAGCCATTGAGACTAAGCTTTTTGTTTCTCCTGATCCGGATGCAATGATAAGAATATCATCTTTTTCCATATTCGCTGTAACCGTTTCTCCGACAACATAGGAATCTAATCCCATATGCATCATGCGCATCACAAAGGATTTGCCCATGAAACCTGATCTTCCAGCTCCTGCTACAAAGATTTTCTTTGCTTCAAGGATTTGATTGACCAGTTGTTCAGCTTGTTCATCAGATAGTAAGTCTGCTGCTCGACTTAACTCATCAAGGATTTCGTTAAAATATCGAGTTGTCTGCATAATGGTTGATTAACCCTGTTTGATTAGTTCTTGCATTTTTGCAGCTGCAGCATTTTTATCTTCCTGTCCAGTAATACCGCCACCAACAATGACAAGATCTGGTTGGGCTTTGATTACTTCCGGGAGAGTTTCTAATTTAATTCCGCCTGCAATCGCAGTTTTTGCATTTTTAACAACGCTCTTAATCGTTTCAAGGTCTTTGAAAGAGTTTTGGCCCTGGGCTTGAAGGTCGTAACCAGTGTGAACGCAGATGTAGTCTGCGCCAAGCTCATCAAGTTCTTTAGCGCGAGTTGCAATGTCTTTTACAGCGATCATGTCAACAAGGATTTGTTTGCCTTGTTTTTTCGCTTCTTCAACAGCACCTTTGATAGATGCATCTTCAGCAGCACCAAGAATTGTGATGATGTCAGCTCCGGCAGCAGATGCCTGGCTTACTTCGTATCCAGCAGCATCCATAATTTTAAGGTCAGCTAATACTGTCAGGTTAGGGAATGCAGCTTTCATTTCTTTAACTGCTTTCAGTCCTTCATTGATCACAACAGGAGTACCAATTTCTACTACATCAACATGCTCTTCTACTTCTTTAACCAATTCAATTGCCTGTGGAATATTTACAAGGTCTAATGCCAGTTGTAATTTCATCTGTACAACACTCCTAAAATTTTTTTGTTGCAAGTAGTAATATACCCAGAGGGCTGATATTACCTTCAAAATAAGAACGCCAATTGTTTCCTATCCCTGCACAATCATAATCATAAGCCCTATAATATCATTTTGTAAGTACGCACTTTATATTTACATAGTGTATAAAAGTATACTATTGGATGTAATAAGGCTGGAGGCGAAACAATATCTTCTTTGAAAGGGAAAATGTTAATTTATGAGCCGAGTTGTTTGACTAACGTGCTGTGTAGATCGTAATAATATTTATGTTCCTTAAAGTATTTCTTGTTTAAGATCTTACAAACAGTATTCTGAAGGGAAAGGAAGTTTTTTATGCCTGCATTATTAGATTCGTTTCAAATTAAAGGACTTCACTTGAAAAATCGCATGGTGATGCCTCCAATCTGCAGGTGAAGAAGCCCCGCATTGAAGTAACGATACAAGAGGATCCGGAAAACATTGACGGATTAAACTTTTTAGCTGGTAAAACAATGAATGAAGTGAATAACAAAGCATTTCAGGGAACATTACTGGCCCATATTGATGGCGAAGTGCCAAACCTTGTCATTGAATTTGATGAAATGAATGAATTCACATACGGAGAAATGGTCTACTTTTTCGAAAAGGCTTGTGCCATAAGCGGACATTTGCTCGGTGTAAATCCATTTGATCAGCCTGGAGTAGAGGCATACAAGAAAAATATGTTTGCACTGTTTGGGAAACCTGGATTTGAAGCTGAAAAAGCAGTATTAACGGAGCGGCTGTCTAAATCATAATGCGTTAAAACATTGTGAATACAGAAGGTATACTTTGTATACTTACTATAATTTTGTATGGTATAAGCAATAATATTGTGTATATAACGTCCTGGATGTTATATTTGTACCCACGTTATAAGAAAGCGCGCTGCAACTGTTAATAAGAAGGATCAGCGCTCATTTTTTTGAAGAGGAGAATAAAACTTATGAATCGTTTTACAATACCTAGAGATGTATTTTATGGAGAAGGATCAATTGAAGCACTAAAAGATCTTGAAGGTCAGAAAGCTACGATCGTGATCGGTGGAGAATCGATTAAAAAATCGGGTTATCTTAATAAAATTGAATCGAATCTAAAAGAAGCCGGCTTTGAAATTCAGCTGATTGAAGGAGTAGAAAACGATCCTTCTGTTACGACCGTTGTAAACGGAGCGAAAAAAATGGAAGAATTTCAGCCGGACTGGATTGTCGGGGTAGGCGGAGGTTCTCCTATTGACGCAGCAAAAGCGATGTGGGTGCTGTATGAAAACCCGGCGCTGACATTTGAACAAATTAAAGCACCGAACCCCCTTCCTGTATTACGCAAGAAAGCACGCTTCGCCGCGCTTTCAACAACGAGCGGAACGGGTACGGATGTGTCGCCGTTCTCGGTTATCACAGACCGTGACAAAGATGTGAAATATCCAGTTTTCGGCTATGAAATCACACCGGACATCGCGATTGTCGATCCAGAGTTAACCTATTCAATGCCGCCAAACATTGTAGCGTACACTGGAATGGATACAATCACGCATGGTATTGAAGCTTACGTATCCCTTGCGCATAATCCGTTTACAGATCCATTGGCTCTGCAGTCTGTCAAAATGGTCGTGGACAACGTAGAAAAATCATACGCAGGTGACAAGAAAGCAAGAGGCGAAATGCATTATGCCCAGGCAATCGCTGGCATGGCCTTCTCAAATGGCTTCTTAGGAATAGTTCACAGCCTGGCACATAAGAGCGGTGCGATCTTCGGTATTCCCCACGGTTTAGCGAATGCACTTTACCTGCCATATGTGATTGACTTTAATAAAAAGGCAGACAGCTCCCGTTTTGCAGAAATCGCAAGAATGCTTGGACTTAAAGGAAATACAGATGATGAGCTAACCACTGCCCTAACTAAAGAAATTCGCCGCTTGAACCGTTCAATGGATATTCCATTAACGCTTGAAGAATTCGGCATTGATCAAAAAGAATTCGAAAAAAATCTGGATAAAATGGCAGCAGGGGCCGTTGAAGACCCTTGTACACCAGCTAATCCACGTGAAGTAACAGCAGAAGATCTGAAAAAGATTTATGTTGCTGCCTTTAACGGTGATAAAGTTGATTTCTAATTGAACATGAATAGCACTGTCCCGTACGTCATCCATTTTGGACTGGCGGATGGGGCGGTTTTTTTATTTGGGGCTACCGTGGCCGCAACCCTGTGTAGAAATTTCCTCTGAGAAAGGGAACGTTTTTTCAGGTGGAAGTCACTTTCGAATGGTTCGAAAAGAAATAGCGTGAATGCAAGGTCAGCCAAATTACTGGTTGACCTTATTTAAGCGATTCGAGGTAGATAGAGATTGGATAAATTGCAGAGATTTCCTGATTATTTTTTCGTTATCATAATCCATGGATGCAACGTGGTAGGAGTTGTCTAATACATGCTTTAATTTAATGTCTGACTGAACACGCTGAAGAATGAAATCTGTGTTTTCAGGCGGTACGACATGATCGATTGTGGACTGAAAGCATAAGATTGGATTTTTAACTAATGACAGATTTTTTTTAACAACATCCATGTATGCTAACAGTTGCTGATAGGCGAATGCAGGGACTTTTGGATAAGTGATTTCTTTTACATCGGGATTTTTAATATCCGGTTTGCTTTCATTTATATATTTGGTGGATGGGATGTTCTGATAAGGAGACATCGCCGGAACATGGATGGCTGGGTTGATTAATAAAATTCCATCAATGTCTTTATAATGACTTGCAAGGTCTAAGGTCAATGTTCCACCCATAGATTGGCCGATCACGTAAATTCTCTCGCAGCGTTCTTTTAGATCTAAATAAGCTTTTTCAAGACTGAGATACCAATCGGAAAATGAGCAGTGTGCAAGATCTTTATAGTGAGTGCCATGTCCTGCGAGTCTTGGTGCTGAAACCGTGTATCCCTGCTTGGCAAATACTTTGCCAATATATTCTACGCTTTGGGGTGTTCCTAAAAAGCCATGACAAAGCAGGATGCCGACCTTGCTGCCTTCATACAGAAATGCATCTGCGCCAGTAATGACTGGATACGCTTCTTTCATGAGATTCTCCAACTTTCTCAATAACTTCAACGACCTTTAATCCGTAAAAGTTAGTATTTATTAATGGTATTTAACGATTAGTGGTATTTAACAATATTAATTCATATCTGTCAACTAGGAATTAAAAGATGGGGCAGGATTGACAGGATGAAAATATATTGTAATGAAAAGTACTGCCTGATATTTTAGTAATTGTATTAAATATCAGGTATACATATTTCTTATCCAGAGAGATGGAGAGACTGGTCTTTTGAAGCCCCGGCAGTGGAACGAATCGGAGCATGCTCTGATTTCGTAACTGTACCAAAAGCATGTGCTATATTCAGGCATCTGGAAAATGAGAAAAGCAGGTGGATACAGCAAAAAGATAAAGCGAAAAACACACTCAAATCAGCAATCGCTAACCTGAGTGTGTTTTTCTCGTTTTCTGGAACTTTATCAATCATCCTGCTTCCGCGAAGTATACTGAAAAACCGGATCCATCAACTCAAACTCATAGCTCTCACTATTCACCTTCCCAAGAACCTTCTCACTATCATAAAGCTTCAGAATAAACCCAGCCATCTCTTTCGCAGTATGGAATTTCTGCACGTTCTCACTGTAACTGAACTCATCAATCTCCCGTGCAGTTTTCACGAATTCTGTTTCTGTCATAGAAGGCGCCAGGATTTTCACTTTCAGGGCAGCTCCGTTATCCTGCAGCTCCTGGGCAAGTCCTTCTGTAAATGCGCTCACGTAAAATTTGGTTGCAGCGTATGTAACTGCGTTTGGTACGATTCTGTAGCCTAAGTCAGATGAAACGTTGATGAGCTGCGCGCCATCACGATCAGCATAATCATGTGCGTATAGTGTGGAAAGGGTGGTGAGTGCTTCAACGTTTACACGGAGCATCTTTTCAGTTTTCGTTACGTCCTGTTCAGCAACTGCCGAGCTGTTTCCGAAGCCGGCGTTGTTCACGAAGGTTTCAATGTCGTATTCTCTAAGACTCTCGTATAACGCATGAACCTGTTCACTTTCAGAAAGGTCTGTTGGTCTAATGATGACGTCGAGATCAGCGTTCATGCTTTGGATTTTCTCTTTCAGGTTGTTGAGTTCGGTTTCCCGTCTTGCCACAAGAATCAGGTTTTTGTCGCGAGATGCGAAAGCGAGTGCAGCTTCGTAGCCGATTCCTGAGCTTGCGCCTGTGATCACTGTATACTTCATCTGAATTCCTCCATTGAAATGTATTATGATGCTTCTCTTATCGTACTGTTAACTTTAACCAGAAAGCAAATGATGAGTAGTGATGTAGATCTATTGATGAATGCACAGTGGGGATATTCATGTGATAAAATGGGCTGTATTTAACACTTGCAAGTATGTTCAGACACAGAAATAATTGATATCAGTATCACTCAAGTCTTAATAGACCCATACTGATGCCGCCCGTCAAAAAGAAAGGCAATCATACTCTCATAATAAGGAATAAATGCCTTCTGTTCGATCAACGTTAAGATTTCCTCTTTAGATGCCCATTTAGCGGCCTGGACTTCTTCAGTTTGTAACTTCAATTCGTTCAGATCAACGTCATGCTCAATCAAATAATAATCATCAAATCCACGTTCAAAGTTAATCGTGAATTGGGGACGAATATGATCAAAGTGATAAGTAATCCCCAGTTCCTCGAACAATTCTCTCGAAGCAGCCTGCTGACTTGTATCGCCTGCAACTGCGCTCCCACCGCAAGTGATATCCCACAGGTTTGACCAGCCCTTTTTAAATGGCTGACGCTGCTGAATGAGCATCTCACCTTTTGAATTAAAGATACATACGTGCACGACTACATGGAATTCATCCGGTTCCATGTCATCCCCGCGCGTGATTTGTTTTTCTATTTTAGTACGGTGCTGGTTATATAGATCCCACTTTTCCATTGTGAAACTCCTTTAGAAGACATTTGCAGATTGGTTATTTAATTGATTCCAAAATCTCCTTAATTTGGTCAATGTGACGATTTTCATGTTCAGCTATAAGTGTGAATACGCTGGTTGCAGGAATGTCACCGAACCTTGGATGAGAAACGATATATTGTTCTATATCTTTATGTTCTGTTATAAATAGTTCTGTTTTCTTTCTGGATTGCTGAAGCATTGTCAGACATTCTTCATGATCCCTTCGAATAGCGGATGGTTCATGCTGCGCTTTCATTTTTACGGATCTGTCTCTCACGATTGAAAAATCTTTTGTGTCAGCTCGTCCGATTTTTCGTTGACGAATAGCATGGTCCACTAATTTGAGAAAATTCACCTCTGCTACAGCGAGGTGCTCGACCACCTGTGCCACAGTCCAGCCTCCTGAAGGTGCAGGAGTATTTAATTCCTCTTCATTTAAACTTTGAACCAGAGCAATCAGTTCGTGTCTCGTCTCTAGCATATTAGGGTTCATCGCAAACACTCCTATCAATTGGATTGATTTGATCATATTGTACATAGAGAGCTTTTTTTATAATAAGGAGATGTTAAATTAATTCTCTAAAACCGATGAAAACTCATGAAATGCGCTTAGCACGTCATCACCCAGTGGATGGGCATACTTTTGATTCTTCAAAGGTAATACCCCATCCTTTTCAAGTTGTTGCAGATATCTCTGGAATCCTGTAATAATAGCTTCAATATAATGTTTTAAATTAAATTGGTATTTAAATACATCATCTGGATAAAAGCTTATGTGTTTAACAAAAAGGTCTATACCATCACTCGAAAATATATAGTAATCAGAATTTCCATGGCAATCCAATTCTGCTTTATTAAATTCTCCCTGGTATAAAGAAGAGAGTGTTGATAAAAAATGTGGAATTGCGATAAAACCTAGTCCTGATTTAAAACTGAATAGCTGTGTGTTATTTGAAACATCAAATCGAATGTCTCCACCAAGAAAATCAATACTAATAAAACATTTATAATTAGAGCTCAAAAAATCAACCTCCATAAAA
This region of Jeotgalibacillus malaysiensis genomic DNA includes:
- a CDS encoding monoacylglycerol lipase; this translates as MKEAYPVITGADAFLYEGSKVGILLCHGFLGTPQSVEYIGKVFAKQGYTVSAPRLAGHGTHYKDLAHCSFSDWYLSLEKAYLDLKERCERIYVIGQSMGGTLTLDLASHYKDIDGILLINPAIHVPAMSPYQNIPSTKYINESKPDIKNPDVKEITYPKVPAFAYQQLLAYMDVVKKNLSLVKNPILCFQSTIDHVVPPENTDFILQRVQSDIKLKHVLDNSYHVASMDYDNEKIIRKSLQFIQSLSTSNRLNKVNQ
- a CDS encoding 3-ketoacyl-ACP reductase; the encoded protein is MSSLNGKNALITGAGRGIGRATAIAFAKEGINVGLVGTTLSNLEKVAEEVKELGVNASVAVADVTDLEAVQQAADQIKSELGQIDILINNAGIAKFGGFLELSASEWENIINVNLMGVYNTTRAVLPDMIERKAGDIINVSSSAGQKGAPVTSAYSASKFAVLGLTESLMLEVRKHNIRVTALTPSTVATDLAIETNLICGNPENVMQPEDLAELMVSQLKLNPRVFIKTAGMWSTNP
- a CDS encoding 3-hexulose-6-phosphate synthase, yielding MKLQLALDLVNIPQAIELVKEVEEHVDVVEIGTPVVINEGLKAVKEMKAAFPNLTVLADLKIMDAAGYEVSQASAAGADIITILGAAEDASIKGAVEEAKKQGKQILVDMIAVKDIATRAKELDELGADYICVHTGYDLQAQGQNSFKDLETIKSVVKNAKTAIAGGIKLETLPEVIKAQPDLVIVGGGITGQEDKNAAAAKMQELIKQG
- a CDS encoding oxidoreductase codes for the protein MKYTVITGASSGIGYEAALAFASRDKNLILVARRETELNNLKEKIQSMNADLDVIIRPTDLSESEQVHALYESLREYDIETFVNNAGFGNSSAVAEQDVTKTEKMLRVNVEALTTLSTLYAHDYADRDGAQLINVSSDLGYRIVPNAVTYAATKFYVSAFTEGLAQELQDNGAALKVKILAPSMTETEFVKTAREIDEFSYSENVQKFHTAKEMAGFILKLYDSEKVLGKVNSESYEFELMDPVFQYTSRKQDD
- a CDS encoding glucose-6-phosphate isomerase translates to MKKPRIEVTIQEDPENIDGLNFLAGKTMNEVNNKAFQGTLLAHIDGEVPNLVIEFDEMNEFTYGEMVYFFEKACAISGHLLGVNPFDQPGVEAYKKNMFALFGKPGFEAEKAVLTERLSKS
- a CDS encoding alcohol dehydrogenase, with protein sequence MNRFTIPRDVFYGEGSIEALKDLEGQKATIVIGGESIKKSGYLNKIESNLKEAGFEIQLIEGVENDPSVTTVVNGAKKMEEFQPDWIVGVGGGSPIDAAKAMWVLYENPALTFEQIKAPNPLPVLRKKARFAALSTTSGTGTDVSPFSVITDRDKDVKYPVFGYEITPDIAIVDPELTYSMPPNIVAYTGMDTITHGIEAYVSLAHNPFTDPLALQSVKMVVDNVEKSYAGDKKARGEMHYAQAIAGMAFSNGFLGIVHSLAHKSGAIFGIPHGLANALYLPYVIDFNKKADSSRFAEIARMLGLKGNTDDELTTALTKEIRRLNRSMDIPLTLEEFGIDQKEFEKNLDKMAAGAVEDPCTPANPREVTAEDLKKIYVAAFNGDKVDF